A region of Pseudarthrobacter sp. NIBRBAC000502770 DNA encodes the following proteins:
- a CDS encoding cell wall metabolism sensor histidine kinase WalK gives MSNPTAWSSGRLRFFRRPFHEYRLTDRVALSQMPLFVTTILTALLMWAFFPDTMDNPLFVTFLVSQLAIMAFCYIIPWERLPYTSFLAIPLLDFVSIAAGREGGQESLTGISLLAVFPVIWLCASGYYPRAALWFSFLGPLAIIWVPLLLKGNYTPQDFARSLLLPVMMLGIGVSVSVLTLSMMRQQAQLEEKDEQLRASLRTSKRQESLLNTVLDTVHLGVLAVDADGHDILMNRKQRANHELARPKNIADPNESQLLVYGPDRKTLVPVRERPVRRAVLGETFTDYLVWLGDGKDQRALVTTARAMKDSDGNFTGSVVVFSDVTDLVNALTAKDDFVSSVSHEFRTPLTSILGYVEILLAEDQDDPQREMLEIIRRNSERLLTLVSDLLASRNGQLIVSPDAVDVAELVRSSVSSALPRAAAAGVDLRAETPERLEARVDSARISQVLDNLVSNAIKYSPDGGEVVVSLAREDGHLACRVRDTGMGMSSEDASEVFAKFFRTSNVRRTAIPGVGLGLPISKAIVEAHGGTIDVESTLGEGTTFTFRVPV, from the coding sequence ATGAGCAACCCCACCGCCTGGTCCTCGGGGCGGCTGCGGTTCTTCAGGCGGCCCTTCCATGAGTACCGGCTGACGGACCGGGTGGCGCTAAGCCAGATGCCGTTGTTCGTGACCACCATCCTGACGGCCTTGCTGATGTGGGCGTTCTTCCCGGACACCATGGACAATCCCCTGTTCGTCACGTTCCTCGTCTCCCAACTGGCCATCATGGCGTTCTGCTACATCATTCCTTGGGAGCGGCTGCCCTACACGAGTTTCCTGGCGATCCCGCTGCTCGACTTTGTCTCCATTGCCGCAGGCAGGGAAGGCGGCCAGGAAAGCCTGACGGGAATCAGCCTGCTGGCCGTGTTCCCCGTCATATGGCTTTGCGCATCGGGTTACTACCCGCGGGCTGCACTGTGGTTTTCCTTCCTCGGTCCGCTGGCCATCATCTGGGTGCCGCTGCTCCTGAAGGGCAACTACACGCCGCAGGACTTCGCCCGTTCACTGCTGTTGCCCGTCATGATGCTGGGCATCGGCGTGTCGGTGAGCGTCCTGACCTTGAGCATGATGCGCCAGCAGGCGCAGCTGGAAGAAAAGGACGAGCAGCTGCGTGCCAGCTTGCGGACCAGCAAGCGCCAGGAATCGCTGCTGAACACCGTGCTGGACACCGTCCACCTGGGGGTGCTGGCTGTCGATGCGGACGGCCACGACATCCTGATGAACCGGAAGCAGCGCGCCAACCATGAACTGGCCCGGCCAAAGAACATTGCTGACCCCAACGAATCGCAACTGCTGGTCTACGGCCCGGACCGGAAGACTCTGGTCCCCGTCCGGGAACGTCCGGTCAGGCGGGCCGTCCTGGGGGAAACCTTCACCGACTACCTGGTGTGGCTGGGTGACGGGAAGGACCAGCGGGCACTCGTGACCACCGCCCGTGCCATGAAGGACTCGGACGGCAACTTCACCGGCTCGGTGGTCGTCTTCAGCGACGTCACGGACCTGGTGAACGCACTCACCGCCAAGGACGACTTCGTATCCAGCGTCTCGCACGAATTCCGGACCCCGCTGACATCCATCCTGGGCTACGTCGAAATTCTGCTCGCCGAAGACCAGGACGATCCCCAGCGGGAAATGCTGGAAATCATCCGCCGCAATTCTGAGCGCCTCCTGACACTGGTGTCAGACCTGCTGGCCAGCCGGAACGGCCAGCTGATCGTCTCGCCGGACGCTGTGGATGTTGCCGAGCTGGTACGCAGCAGCGTGTCCTCGGCGTTGCCCCGCGCAGCCGCCGCCGGCGTGGATCTGCGGGCGGAGACCCCGGAACGGCTGGAGGCCCGCGTGGACAGCGCCAGGATCTCCCAGGTCCTGGACAACCTGGTGTCCAACGCCATCAAATACTCCCCCGACGGCGGCGAGGTGGTGGTGTCGCTGGCACGGGAAGACGGCCATTTGGCGTGCCGGGTCAGGGACACAGGGATGGGCATGAGCTCGGAGGATGCTTCCGAGGTGTTCGCCAAGTTCTTCCGGACCAGCAACGTCCGGCGCACTGCCATCCCGGGCGTGGGCCTGGGCCTGCCCATCAGCAAGGCGATCGTAGAGGCCCACGGCGGGACCATCGACGTCGAAAGCACGCTGGGCGAGGGGACAACGTTTACGTTCCGGGTTCCGGTGTAG
- a CDS encoding glycosyl hydrolase → MSVIQPASAAATSPQVSLNPTSGPAGAAVTVTGTGFKASTTGTVIAGSTTFAFQTTSQGAFSTGITIPAAATGNLTITAKTSSIKASATFVVQAAPVPAPAPAPTISAAPLRFGAATPGGPLASSELDEVATVSGEIPSIVMSYKDFLQSPPITELDAVRSRGATPLVTWEPWAWGGGINQPAYSLARITAGDFDGYISQWGQSLAAWGKPVMLRFAHEMNGNWYPWAEGVNGNQAGDYVAAWRHVHDVVAATGASNVQWVWSPNVPYWGSTDLAGLYPGPGYADIVALDGYNWGTSQTWSSWVSPVDLLGPGISQLRTVAPGKSVLIAETASSELGGSKAAWNTDLVSYLAAQPDVMGFVWFHMQKETDWRINSSDSSASAFKSALSARRS, encoded by the coding sequence GTGTCCGTCATCCAGCCGGCCAGCGCAGCAGCCACGTCACCGCAAGTTTCGCTCAACCCCACTTCCGGTCCGGCCGGTGCCGCCGTTACAGTCACCGGAACCGGGTTCAAAGCCTCCACCACCGGGACCGTGATTGCGGGTTCCACAACCTTTGCGTTCCAGACCACCTCGCAAGGGGCATTCAGCACGGGCATCACCATTCCGGCAGCGGCCACCGGGAATCTGACCATCACCGCCAAGACGTCGTCCATCAAGGCATCCGCAACCTTCGTGGTGCAGGCGGCGCCCGTTCCGGCCCCGGCGCCGGCTCCAACAATCAGTGCTGCCCCCTTGCGTTTTGGAGCGGCCACTCCGGGGGGACCCCTGGCCAGCAGTGAACTGGACGAGGTGGCCACAGTGTCCGGGGAGATCCCTTCCATCGTGATGAGTTACAAGGATTTCCTGCAGTCCCCGCCCATCACTGAGCTGGACGCTGTCCGCTCCCGCGGAGCCACGCCCCTGGTCACCTGGGAGCCCTGGGCATGGGGAGGCGGCATCAACCAGCCCGCGTATTCGCTGGCCAGGATAACTGCCGGGGACTTCGACGGGTACATCAGCCAGTGGGGCCAGTCCCTCGCGGCCTGGGGCAAGCCGGTCATGCTTCGATTCGCCCACGAGATGAACGGCAACTGGTATCCCTGGGCCGAAGGCGTCAACGGAAACCAGGCCGGAGATTACGTAGCCGCCTGGCGGCACGTCCACGACGTCGTCGCCGCCACGGGCGCCTCTAATGTCCAGTGGGTCTGGTCGCCGAATGTGCCTTATTGGGGCTCCACTGACCTGGCAGGCCTGTATCCCGGTCCGGGCTACGCGGATATCGTGGCCCTGGACGGCTACAACTGGGGCACCTCGCAAACCTGGAGCAGCTGGGTTTCCCCGGTGGACCTCCTCGGCCCCGGCATCTCCCAGCTCCGCACAGTGGCCCCCGGGAAATCCGTGCTGATAGCGGAAACGGCGTCCAGCGAACTGGGTGGTTCCAAGGCGGCCTGGAACACGGACCTGGTGTCCTACCTGGCCGCCCAGCCGGACGTGATGGGCTTCGTCTGGTTCCACATGCAAAAGGAAACAGACTGGCGCATCAACAGCAGTGATTCGTCGGCGTCGGCGTTCAAGTCCGCCCTGTCGGCACGGAGAAGCTAG
- a CDS encoding PLD nuclease N-terminal domain-containing protein, translating to MASNKNRAARKKKTWKEMSPGAKIGTIVTGLVQVSLLVAAQRDISRRPAELINGPKAAWRAASFVNFIGPMGYFIFGRKHSAAAK from the coding sequence ATGGCCAGCAACAAGAACCGCGCCGCCCGGAAGAAGAAGACCTGGAAGGAGATGTCACCGGGTGCCAAGATAGGCACCATTGTGACGGGCCTGGTGCAGGTCTCCCTGCTGGTTGCCGCCCAGCGCGACATCTCCCGGCGGCCGGCAGAACTCATCAACGGTCCCAAAGCCGCGTGGCGGGCGGCGTCCTTCGTCAATTTCATCGGCCCCATGGGCTACTTCATCTTCGGCCGGAAGCACTCCGCCGCCGCCAAGTAG
- a CDS encoding very short patch repair endonuclease — protein sequence MPDTSSADNASADKLTPEQRSWNMSRIRGKNTKPELVVRRLLHARGYRYRLHGSSGGNRLPGNPDLVFAARHKVIFVNGCFWHFHDCRVGLHAPKANAEFWAAKRTRTRERDAGQRRQLEDAGWEVLTVWECELKDRSALEDQLVHFLEAGA from the coding sequence ATGCCGGACACTTCCAGCGCTGACAACGCCTCAGCTGACAAGCTCACGCCCGAGCAGCGCAGCTGGAACATGTCCCGGATCCGCGGAAAGAACACCAAGCCTGAGCTGGTGGTGCGCCGGTTGCTGCACGCCAGGGGCTATCGGTACCGGCTGCACGGCAGTTCCGGCGGCAACAGGCTGCCGGGGAATCCCGACCTCGTCTTCGCCGCCCGGCACAAGGTAATCTTCGTCAACGGCTGCTTCTGGCATTTCCACGACTGCCGGGTGGGCCTGCATGCCCCGAAGGCCAACGCCGAGTTCTGGGCTGCGAAACGTACCCGGACCCGTGAGCGTGACGCCGGCCAGCGCCGGCAGCTCGAAGACGCCGGCTGGGAAGTGCTGACGGTCTGGGAGTGCGAGCTGAAGGACCGCTCAGCCCTCGAGGACCAGTTGGTGCACTTCCTCGAAGCCGGCGCCTGA
- a CDS encoding restriction endonuclease, with product MERLDAPSASFLNSSGLAKASPMGMGLYRIEPVGKVGSVRTSTLQLDVRPKDRLGLSRLLFLLSYAGEQGFRPDLVAAEEDQDLWSALAESLAQLAERALGRGVLQGYLTVDESLRTVKGRIRISDQISRRPGMLVPLEVSYDEFTEDIAENRILRAALERMGQVPGVRPEVLGRLRQLKGKLDAVTRLPAGSPVPPWKPTRMNLRYHSVLRLAELVLRNASAEAGEGRQQTASFVVDMAQVFEDFVGTALRSAMASYPGELRLRYNALLSEAVRDSDRLSVRPDAVHMLGGRPVVAYNAKYRAASDAGASLTADHYQMLAHCTALAVPTAWLVYAGKGEMKLRRILNTDIDIVEFPLDLSQPPSAILASIRELASQSWGEVLRTATPEPGT from the coding sequence ATGGAGCGGCTGGATGCGCCCAGCGCTTCCTTTCTGAACTCCAGCGGGCTGGCCAAGGCCTCGCCCATGGGCATGGGGCTGTACCGGATCGAGCCGGTGGGCAAGGTAGGCTCGGTGCGCACCTCAACGCTCCAGCTGGACGTCCGGCCCAAGGACCGTCTGGGCCTCAGCCGGCTCCTCTTCCTGCTCAGTTATGCGGGGGAGCAGGGCTTCCGGCCGGACCTGGTGGCTGCCGAGGAAGACCAGGACCTGTGGAGCGCGCTGGCGGAGTCCCTGGCGCAGCTCGCCGAACGTGCCCTGGGCCGCGGCGTCCTGCAGGGCTACCTGACCGTGGACGAATCCCTGCGCACGGTCAAGGGCCGGATCCGGATCTCGGACCAGATCTCCCGCCGCCCCGGCATGCTGGTTCCGCTGGAGGTCTCCTACGACGAGTTCACCGAGGACATCGCCGAAAACCGGATCCTGCGCGCCGCCCTCGAACGGATGGGCCAGGTGCCCGGAGTCCGGCCCGAGGTACTGGGCCGGCTGCGCCAGCTGAAGGGAAAGCTCGACGCCGTCACCCGCCTCCCAGCCGGCAGCCCAGTGCCGCCGTGGAAACCCACCCGGATGAACCTGCGCTACCACTCCGTGCTGCGCCTGGCTGAGCTGGTCCTGCGCAACGCGTCCGCGGAAGCGGGGGAGGGCAGGCAGCAGACGGCGTCGTTCGTGGTGGACATGGCCCAGGTTTTCGAAGACTTCGTGGGAACGGCGCTGCGCAGCGCCATGGCGTCATATCCAGGGGAACTGCGGCTGCGGTACAACGCCCTCCTCAGCGAGGCGGTGCGCGACTCCGACCGGCTGTCCGTGCGCCCGGATGCCGTCCACATGCTCGGCGGACGCCCTGTGGTGGCCTACAACGCCAAGTACCGGGCGGCGTCGGACGCCGGTGCGTCCCTGACCGCCGACCATTACCAGATGCTGGCGCACTGCACCGCCCTGGCCGTGCCCACCGCCTGGCTGGTCTACGCAGGCAAAGGCGAGATGAAACTCCGCCGCATCCTGAACACCGACATCGACATCGTGGAGTTCCCGCTGGACCTCAGCCAGCCGCCGTCGGCCATCCTGGCATCCATCCGGGAACTTGCCTCCCAATCCTGGGGCGAGGTGCTCAGGACTGCTACACCGGAACCCGGAACGTAA
- a CDS encoding thioesterase family protein encodes MRWGDMDAYGHINNVQIVRMLEEARIAAFGPPRGAGLPGIEPPVSLFNDVPEGTLALVVDHKIRYVRTLEYRNVPAVVQVWIGAVKGASFDIHYLLQDPVTREDCVKASSHLAFVDEATGRVQRLSQEQKDRMAPYRH; translated from the coding sequence ATGCGCTGGGGCGACATGGACGCCTATGGCCACATCAACAACGTCCAGATCGTGCGGATGCTGGAGGAAGCCAGGATCGCGGCTTTCGGACCGCCGCGGGGCGCGGGCCTTCCCGGCATTGAACCACCGGTGTCCCTGTTTAACGACGTCCCCGAGGGCACCCTCGCCCTGGTGGTGGACCACAAGATCCGCTATGTCCGGACCCTGGAGTACCGCAACGTTCCGGCGGTGGTCCAGGTATGGATCGGTGCCGTCAAGGGCGCCAGCTTCGACATCCACTACCTGCTCCAGGACCCCGTCACGCGGGAGGACTGCGTGAAGGCCAGCAGCCATCTGGCGTTCGTGGATGAAGCGACGGGCCGGGTGCAGAGGCTCAGCCAGGAGCAGAAAGACCGGATGGCTCCATACAGGCACTAA
- a CDS encoding cytosine permease, with protein sequence MGNDTDTTQLLEPAAPAGAAVVGRSPAIPTAGNTAALNATKESLEDYTLRFAPRSYRKWSAGVVATSALGGIAYLADFSIGANIGISYGTVNAILGILVAAVVIFATGFPLAYYAARYNIDLDLITRGSGFGYYGSVVTNVIFATFTFIFFALEGSIMAQGLELGLGIPQWLGYAASTVLIIPLVIYGMNTLAKLQVWTTPLWLLLMVVPVGYLLVSHPESIDSFFAYTGATGDGGPNLASVMLAAGVCLSLMAQIAEQIDYLRFMPPRTDANRAAWWRAVILAGPGWVIFGAIKQIVGLFIAIYLIATLDPAASATANEPVHQFLGVYQEMMPAWLAMTLAVVLVVISQIKINVTNAYSGSLAWTNSFTRITKTYPGRMVFVVVNLLIALVLMEANMFDFLNTILGFYANCAMAWVVTVASDIAINKYLLKISPKVPEFRRGMLYAVNPVGFVSMLVSAGVSIAVFFGAFGAAIQPYSPIFAVGLALVLPPVLAVLTRGKFYLRRFDDGIDLPMFDADGNPSDAKLLCHVTGLEFERPDMVRSAQDASDGGPQYVSSLALSTDKTGELVLPAQK encoded by the coding sequence ATGGGCAACGACACAGACACAACCCAACTGCTGGAACCGGCGGCACCTGCTGGTGCCGCCGTCGTCGGACGCTCCCCGGCGATCCCCACGGCAGGCAACACCGCCGCACTGAACGCCACCAAGGAAAGCCTGGAGGACTATACGCTGCGGTTCGCGCCGCGGTCCTACCGCAAATGGAGCGCGGGAGTGGTGGCCACCAGCGCGCTGGGCGGTATCGCCTACCTGGCGGACTTCTCGATCGGGGCGAACATCGGCATCTCCTACGGGACGGTCAACGCGATCCTGGGAATCCTGGTGGCAGCCGTGGTCATCTTCGCCACCGGCTTTCCCTTGGCCTATTACGCGGCCCGCTACAACATCGACCTGGACCTGATCACCCGCGGCTCGGGCTTTGGCTACTACGGTTCAGTGGTCACCAACGTCATCTTTGCCACGTTTACCTTCATCTTCTTCGCGCTGGAGGGCTCCATCATGGCGCAGGGTCTGGAGCTGGGACTCGGCATTCCGCAGTGGCTCGGGTACGCCGCGTCTACTGTGCTCATCATTCCGCTGGTCATCTACGGCATGAACACGCTGGCCAAGCTCCAAGTATGGACCACTCCCTTGTGGCTGCTCCTGATGGTGGTGCCTGTGGGTTACCTTCTGGTCTCGCACCCGGAGAGCATCGACAGCTTCTTCGCCTACACCGGTGCAACGGGCGACGGCGGTCCGAACCTTGCGTCCGTGATGCTCGCCGCCGGCGTGTGCCTGTCCTTGATGGCGCAGATTGCCGAGCAGATCGACTACCTCCGGTTCATGCCGCCGCGCACCGATGCCAACCGGGCCGCCTGGTGGCGGGCAGTGATCCTGGCCGGGCCGGGCTGGGTGATTTTCGGGGCCATCAAGCAGATCGTGGGCCTGTTCATCGCCATCTACCTGATCGCCACGCTGGATCCTGCCGCCTCCGCCACCGCCAATGAGCCCGTGCACCAGTTCCTTGGCGTGTACCAGGAGATGATGCCGGCCTGGCTGGCCATGACCCTGGCCGTGGTGCTGGTGGTCATCTCGCAGATCAAGATCAACGTCACCAACGCCTACTCCGGCTCGCTGGCCTGGACCAACTCCTTCACGCGCATCACCAAGACCTACCCAGGCCGGATGGTGTTCGTGGTGGTCAACCTGCTGATCGCGCTGGTGCTGATGGAAGCGAACATGTTCGATTTCCTGAACACCATCCTCGGGTTCTACGCGAACTGCGCCATGGCCTGGGTTGTCACGGTGGCGTCCGATATTGCGATCAACAAGTACCTGCTCAAGATTTCCCCCAAGGTGCCTGAGTTCCGCCGCGGCATGCTGTACGCCGTGAACCCCGTTGGCTTCGTGTCCATGCTGGTGTCCGCAGGGGTTTCGATTGCCGTGTTCTTCGGGGCCTTTGGTGCCGCGATCCAGCCGTACTCGCCTATCTTCGCCGTAGGACTGGCGCTGGTCCTGCCACCGGTACTGGCCGTTCTGACCCGCGGCAAGTTCTACCTGCGGCGATTCGACGACGGGATCGACCTGCCCATGTTCGACGCCGACGGGAATCCCAGCGACGCCAAGCTCCTGTGCCACGTGACGGGGTTGGAGTTTGAGCGGCCGGACATGGTGCGTTCCGCCCAGGACGCGTCCGACGGCGGCCCGCAGTATGTTTCATCGCTCGCCTTGTCGACGGACAAGACGGGGGAGCTGGTGCTGCCCGCACAAAAGTAG
- a CDS encoding Hpt domain-containing protein — MSTSDDAPRPLVDQSVLDRLRDELEEEEGYSRVFVGNFIDFLPQRLGRLRLALTTGDLEGSMDAVLSLKTSSQMVGAERLAGLALELENEIRTEARHADMAVALPRLAATYLRPITQCSRQTMHRLQAQCCPGAKR; from the coding sequence ATGAGCACATCAGATGATGCCCCCAGGCCGCTGGTAGACCAGTCCGTTCTGGACCGGCTGCGGGATGAACTCGAGGAGGAGGAGGGCTACAGCCGGGTCTTCGTGGGGAACTTCATCGACTTCCTGCCGCAACGGTTGGGGCGGTTGCGGCTGGCCCTGACCACCGGCGACCTGGAAGGCTCCATGGACGCGGTCCTGAGCCTGAAAACCTCTAGCCAGATGGTTGGCGCCGAACGCTTGGCCGGGCTGGCCCTGGAACTGGAGAACGAGATCCGGACCGAAGCCCGCCACGCGGACATGGCGGTGGCGCTGCCCCGGCTGGCCGCCACGTACTTGCGGCCCATCACCCAGTGCAGCAGGCAGACCATGCACCGGCTGCAGGCTCAGTGCTGCCCCGGCGCCAAGCGGTAA
- a CDS encoding response regulator transcription factor encodes MSEARVGLVIEDDHDIRELVRTVLSQAGFDVTVASGGAEGVLMAKSLNPDVITLDLGLPDIDGFEVSRQIREFSDAYIVMLTARTEELDTLIGLESGADDYLTKPFRPRELRARVAAMMRRPRTAPDPQEVSVDAGADSAAHPERGNFSHNGLELSYASRTVTVDGKEMNLTRTEFELLYALLEAGRTVRTKSDLVRRLRDEDYDVGSYISEADERSVEVHMGNLRKKLGDSPQQPRWLQTVRGVGYRLAPGQH; translated from the coding sequence ATGAGTGAGGCACGTGTGGGTCTGGTCATCGAGGATGACCACGACATTCGGGAATTGGTTCGCACTGTGCTGAGCCAGGCTGGATTTGACGTGACCGTCGCCAGCGGGGGCGCCGAGGGCGTCCTGATGGCCAAGAGCCTCAATCCCGATGTCATCACCCTGGACCTGGGGTTGCCGGACATCGACGGCTTTGAGGTTTCGCGGCAGATCCGCGAGTTCTCGGATGCGTACATCGTGATGCTGACGGCGCGCACCGAGGAACTGGACACCCTGATCGGGCTTGAATCGGGGGCCGATGACTACCTCACCAAGCCGTTCCGCCCGCGCGAGCTGCGCGCCCGGGTGGCGGCGATGATGCGCCGGCCGCGGACTGCTCCTGACCCGCAGGAAGTTTCAGTGGATGCCGGCGCGGACAGCGCGGCCCATCCGGAGCGCGGAAACTTCAGCCACAACGGCCTGGAACTCAGCTACGCCTCCCGCACCGTCACAGTTGACGGCAAGGAGATGAACCTGACCCGCACGGAATTTGAACTCCTGTATGCCCTGCTGGAAGCCGGGCGCACTGTCAGGACCAAATCCGACCTGGTGCGGCGGCTCCGGGACGAGGATTACGACGTCGGCAGTTACATCAGCGAGGCCGACGAACGTTCTGTGGAAGTCCACATGGGAAACCTGCGCAAGAAGCTGGGTGACTCACCGCAGCAGCCGCGGTGGCTGCAGACGGTTCGCGGGGTGGGTTACCGCTTGGCGCCGGGGCAGCACTGA
- a CDS encoding McrB family protein: MTPTATVAMTRALGISREIEDAAWFVLGPGLQGKASPLDGRTRTWSVAAASELLDRLERGIPDAKAPMMTNLRENLDGATRGAKQLAVELLFLQSLPLAHEVKSLKVKRARVAEAAGWLEPPLELPEELYAGMTDHGVIRDRTAEFNWTIWDHLKWLCRFVRNVAQRPAAVVQAAIKDPLQFHRLAASTPDDQPAIRRSIEFLAWPSYFEPVVADVERQEIRDAFASLVGGAKGDGEEDITADIHRIRLHLDEQAGQRIDWYSRQLVSQWRKVGDPGRRAWLLRTHSDHADLLTAWHGEEKVTLDVEHLRTLDPGVTAGLVQHAVDEDYKHLGYVEREDTKTAVFAFLTVMKPGDLVLYQHAGTVRLGGVLGEPEYNDDNRRLRRKVRWFDDGHTTTSLPRHVQRQLATPGIVVDVTRVVQALQALLPAEAETEPDGDTDGAVVVPPVQEGFRPLTQEFAASLHMELEPLQEIADLLEENRQLVLYGPPGTGKTYLAKHLAAELADDTTDERVKLVQFHPSYAYEDFFEGYRPDKTDEGQVSFKLVAGPLRRLAEEAAKPGNEKKPYFLIIDEMNRANLAKVFGELYFLLEYRDDRIYLQYSPNEPFTLPDNLYIIGTMNTADRSIAMMDAAIRRRFSFIELHPQTEPVKGSLLRFLEARELDTTPALLLDALNGAIDEWDRDLMIGPSYFMKPAAQTPAGLRRIWKYELMPLLEEHYHGQLTRAQLEERFGLDQLLGRVAAR, encoded by the coding sequence ATGACCCCCACTGCCACTGTTGCCATGACCCGCGCCCTCGGCATCTCCAGGGAGATCGAAGACGCAGCGTGGTTCGTCCTTGGCCCGGGTCTGCAGGGGAAGGCGTCGCCGCTGGACGGGCGGACCCGGACGTGGTCGGTCGCGGCGGCCTCGGAGCTGCTGGACCGCCTGGAACGGGGCATCCCGGACGCCAAGGCCCCGATGATGACCAACCTCCGCGAGAACCTGGACGGCGCCACCCGTGGAGCCAAGCAACTGGCGGTGGAGCTGCTCTTCCTGCAGTCCCTTCCGCTGGCCCACGAAGTGAAATCCCTCAAGGTCAAGCGCGCCCGCGTCGCCGAGGCCGCCGGCTGGCTGGAGCCGCCGCTGGAGCTTCCCGAAGAGCTTTACGCGGGCATGACGGACCACGGCGTGATCCGTGACCGGACGGCTGAATTCAACTGGACCATCTGGGACCACCTGAAGTGGCTGTGCCGGTTCGTCCGGAACGTCGCACAGCGGCCGGCCGCCGTGGTGCAGGCCGCCATCAAGGATCCGCTGCAGTTCCACCGCCTCGCGGCCTCCACCCCGGATGACCAGCCCGCCATCCGCCGCAGCATCGAGTTCCTGGCGTGGCCCAGCTACTTCGAGCCCGTGGTGGCGGACGTGGAACGCCAGGAAATCCGTGACGCGTTCGCCTCCCTGGTGGGCGGGGCGAAAGGTGACGGGGAAGAGGACATCACCGCTGACATCCACCGCATCCGGCTGCACCTGGACGAGCAGGCGGGCCAGCGGATCGACTGGTACTCCCGCCAGCTGGTCAGCCAGTGGCGCAAGGTGGGCGACCCCGGCCGGCGCGCCTGGCTGCTCCGGACGCACAGCGATCACGCCGACCTGCTCACTGCCTGGCACGGAGAGGAGAAGGTGACCCTCGACGTCGAGCATCTCCGCACACTGGACCCCGGCGTGACCGCCGGCCTGGTGCAGCATGCCGTGGACGAGGACTACAAGCACCTGGGCTACGTGGAACGCGAGGACACCAAAACCGCGGTCTTTGCCTTCCTGACCGTCATGAAGCCCGGTGACCTGGTGCTGTACCAGCACGCCGGAACCGTACGGCTTGGCGGCGTGCTGGGGGAGCCCGAGTACAACGACGACAACCGGCGGCTGCGCCGCAAGGTGCGCTGGTTCGACGACGGCCACACCACCACCAGCCTTCCCCGCCACGTGCAGCGGCAGCTCGCCACCCCTGGCATTGTGGTGGACGTAACCCGCGTGGTCCAGGCGCTGCAGGCGCTGCTGCCGGCCGAGGCGGAAACCGAGCCCGACGGCGACACTGACGGCGCCGTCGTCGTCCCTCCTGTCCAGGAGGGCTTCCGCCCGCTGACGCAGGAATTCGCAGCCTCGCTGCACATGGAGCTGGAGCCTCTCCAGGAGATCGCCGACCTGCTGGAGGAAAACCGCCAGCTGGTGCTTTACGGCCCTCCCGGCACGGGCAAGACGTACTTGGCCAAGCACCTCGCCGCGGAACTGGCGGATGACACCACGGACGAACGCGTCAAGCTGGTCCAGTTCCACCCGTCCTACGCCTACGAGGACTTCTTCGAGGGCTACCGGCCGGATAAGACGGACGAAGGCCAGGTGTCCTTCAAACTGGTGGCCGGGCCGCTGCGCCGGTTGGCGGAGGAAGCCGCCAAGCCAGGGAATGAGAAGAAGCCGTACTTCCTGATCATCGATGAGATGAACCGCGCCAACCTGGCCAAGGTGTTCGGCGAGCTGTATTTCCTGCTGGAGTACCGCGATGACCGGATCTACCTGCAGTACAGCCCCAACGAGCCGTTCACGCTGCCGGACAACCTCTACATCATCGGCACCATGAACACCGCCGACCGTTCCATCGCGATGATGGACGCGGCTATCCGCCGGCGCTTCTCCTTCATCGAACTCCACCCCCAGACGGAGCCGGTCAAGGGCTCCCTGCTCCGGTTCCTGGAGGCGAGGGAGCTCGATACCACCCCGGCGCTGCTGCTGGACGCGCTCAACGGGGCCATTGACGAGTGGGACCGGGACCTGATGATCGGCCCGTCGTACTTCATGAAGCCGGCAGCCCAGACCCCTGCCGGCCTGCGCCGGATCTGGAAGTACGAGCTCATGCCGCTGCTGGAGGAGCACTATCACGGCCAGCTGACGCGGGCCCAGCTGGAGGAGCGGTTCGGGCTGGACCAGCTGCTGGGGCGCGTTGCAGCGCGCTGA